One genomic segment of Synergistota bacterium includes these proteins:
- a CDS encoding divergent polysaccharide deacetylase family protein, with amino-acid sequence MRAMWGFALILIAFLMVIVLFLLSPKPVKLCFKGKLSGVSGAGYKITYFFRLRPIGFSFNLWGELGRGLYALFESIKPRWKSKLPKLAFIIDDFGYRTPLALDFISLPYKITVSVLPFLPWSKFIAERAHLSGKEVMLHLPMEAYGHRWAGVGTIRVNMKEREIRKIIEDALMTVPHTVGVNNHMGSLATESAPLMRKVMRVLKEKGLFFVDSCTSHKTVAYAIARSMGLPSYYNSLFIDSYSGESKAEEYIWKLVWITRRKKRVIGIGHVRHDTYVALERLLPKIRRFVELVFASNIVYGNGVVAR; translated from the coding sequence ATGAGAGCGATGTGGGGTTTTGCTCTTATCCTTATAGCTTTTCTTATGGTTATCGTGCTTTTTCTTCTCTCTCCTAAGCCTGTGAAGCTTTGCTTTAAGGGAAAGCTCTCTGGTGTAAGTGGAGCAGGGTATAAAATTACTTATTTCTTCAGGCTGAGGCCTATAGGCTTCAGCTTTAATTTATGGGGAGAGCTTGGAAGAGGGCTTTACGCGCTCTTTGAATCCATAAAGCCGAGATGGAAGAGCAAGCTTCCAAAGCTTGCTTTTATAATAGATGATTTTGGCTACAGAACGCCGCTTGCTCTTGATTTTATATCTCTTCCTTATAAGATTACTGTTTCGGTGCTACCGTTTCTCCCATGGTCTAAGTTTATCGCTGAAAGAGCCCATCTGAGTGGGAAGGAGGTTATGCTCCATCTTCCTATGGAGGCTTATGGGCATAGGTGGGCTGGAGTGGGCACCATTAGAGTAAATATGAAAGAAAGGGAGATAAGGAAAATCATAGAGGATGCTCTTATGACCGTGCCTCACACTGTTGGTGTTAACAATCATATGGGTTCCTTAGCTACGGAAAGCGCTCCCTTAATGAGAAAAGTAATGAGGGTGTTAAAGGAAAAGGGGCTCTTTTTCGTGGACAGCTGTACATCTCATAAAACGGTGGCTTATGCAATTGCGAGAAGCATGGGACTCCCATCCTACTATAATTCACTTTTTATAGACTCGTATTCCGGTGAGAGCAAAGCTGAGGAGTATATATGGAAACTCGTATGGATAACCAGAAGAAAGAAAAGAGTAATAGGTATCGGGCATGTCAGGCACGATACCTACGTTGCTTTAGAGAGACTTCTTCCTAAAATAAGGAGATTTGTGGAGCTCGTTTTTGCCTCAAACATAGTTTACGGAAATGGAGTTGTTGCAAGATGA
- a CDS encoding phosphoenolpyruvate hydrolase family protein produces the protein MVKRIPREEILARFREKIGKGEPIIGCGAGTGISAKMAEAGGADLIIIYNSGRYRMAGRGSLAGLMPYGDANAIVMEMAREVIPVVKRTPVLAGVCGTDPFRDMEVFLKEVSFVNFSGVQNFPTVGLIDGVFRANLEATGMGYDKEVEMIRIAHEMGLFTAPYVFDEEQAKKMAEAGADILVAHVGLTTSGTIGAAVALTLDE, from the coding sequence ATGGTAAAGCGTATTCCGCGAGAGGAGATATTAGCCCGTTTTCGGGAGAAGATAGGGAAGGGAGAACCCATAATAGGATGCGGAGCGGGAACCGGTATATCCGCTAAAATGGCTGAGGCTGGAGGCGCGGATCTGATAATAATATATAACTCCGGGCGCTATCGCATGGCCGGAAGGGGCTCTTTGGCTGGTCTCATGCCGTATGGAGATGCCAATGCCATAGTCATGGAGATGGCTCGCGAGGTTATACCGGTGGTCAAGCGCACTCCCGTTTTAGCCGGCGTTTGCGGAACCGATCCTTTCAGAGATATGGAGGTTTTCTTGAAGGAAGTTTCGTTTGTTAACTTCTCTGGTGTTCAGAACTTTCCAACTGTGGGATTAATAGATGGCGTTTTTAGAGCAAACCTTGAAGCAACCGGCATGGGATATGATAAAGAAGTGGAAATGATAAGGATAGCCCATGAGATGGGGCTTTTTACCGCGCCGTATGTATTTGATGAAGAGCAAGCTAAGAAGATGGCTGAAGCTGGTGCTGATATTCTCGTTGCCCATGTTGGGTTGACAACATCGGGAACCATCGGTGCTGCAGTTGCATTAACGCTCGATGAGG
- the nikR gene encoding nickel-responsive transcriptional regulator NikR: MGKVIRFGVSMEEELLKRFDEVIVDKGYENRSEAIRDLIRNFILETEWKETFDEATAVLVVIYDHHRRDITEIQHEHLKEIISTLHLHIDEENCLEVILLKGRVSTLRDIASRIGTQKGVKYAKLVPAVVGGAPL, from the coding sequence GTGGGAAAGGTCATAAGGTTTGGGGTTTCCATGGAGGAAGAGCTTCTTAAAAGGTTTGATGAGGTTATCGTAGATAAGGGATACGAGAATCGATCAGAAGCTATTAGAGACCTTATCAGGAACTTCATACTTGAAACGGAGTGGAAGGAGACTTTTGATGAAGCAACAGCCGTTCTCGTTGTTATTTATGATCATCATAGAAGGGATATAACCGAGATACAGCATGAGCATCTTAAGGAAATCATATCTACCCTCCATCTTCATATAGATGAGGAAAATTGTCTTGAGGTTATTCTTCTTAAGGGCAGGGTTTCTACCCTGAGGGATATTGCTTCCCGCATAGGGACGCAGAAAGGAGTTAAGTACGCTAAGCTTGTTCCGGCGGTGGTAGGAGGGGCGCCCCTGTGA
- the rimI gene encoding ribosomal protein S18-alanine N-acetyltransferase, whose amino-acid sequence MNLGDLDEVLEIERECFPFPWSEETFREELELKDSVYIVARLRGRVVGYAGIKFYQRQGHITTIAVAPRWRGNQIGEQLLLALLEIAKDRKVKSVVLEVNPSNLPARKLYEKYGFKEIGLIPGYYRDEGADAIIMRLEI is encoded by the coding sequence ATGAACTTGGGCGATTTGGATGAAGTTCTTGAAATAGAAAGGGAGTGTTTTCCTTTTCCATGGAGCGAGGAGACTTTCAGGGAAGAACTTGAGCTCAAAGATAGCGTTTATATAGTTGCCCGGCTTAGAGGTAGAGTCGTTGGGTATGCGGGAATAAAGTTTTATCAAAGGCAGGGGCATATAACTACAATTGCAGTAGCTCCCCGTTGGAGAGGAAATCAGATAGGAGAGCAGCTTCTTTTGGCTCTTCTTGAGATAGCCAAGGATAGAAAAGTTAAGAGCGTCGTCCTTGAGGTTAATCCGTCTAATCTGCCTGCAAGAAAGCTTTATGAAAAATACGGATTTAAGGAGATAGGTTTAATTCCCGGCTATTACAGGGATGAGGGAGCAGATGCGATTATAATGAGGCTTGAGATATAA
- a CDS encoding Tm-1-like ATP-binding domain-containing protein: protein MAKVIAVIGALDTKGEDLRFVKSEIERRGHRALVIDTSVVGKPLFEPDISSSEVAEAGGVSLDELRKKSDKSLAMDVMTRGIAKLVRELYDKGEIDAVISLGGSAGTVIGTSAMKALPIGVPKVMVSTVASGDTRPYVGIKDIVMMPSVVDVAGVNKISARIYSNAVGAIVGMVESEIPEMEEKPLVAASMFGNTTPIVNYCSKRLRDKGYDVLVFHAVGTGGQTMESLIEEGYFKGVMDITTTELADELVGGVLSAGPTRLEAAAKAGVPQVVAPGCLDMVNFWAPETIPEKFKGRKFYRWNPNVTLMRTTPEENAELGRILAEKLNRSTAPVAIFLPLKGVSMLDAPGKEFWWPEADKALFDAIKKHIRPDIPVYELDYNINDDEFAEAMVSKMLEFLKERE, encoded by the coding sequence ATGGCTAAAGTAATAGCGGTTATAGGGGCGCTTGATACCAAAGGTGAGGATCTACGTTTCGTAAAATCGGAGATAGAGAGGCGTGGGCATCGAGCTCTCGTTATTGACACGAGCGTTGTTGGGAAGCCTCTATTTGAGCCTGATATATCGTCTTCTGAGGTTGCTGAGGCAGGCGGGGTTTCCCTTGATGAGCTGAGAAAGAAATCCGATAAGTCCTTAGCTATGGACGTTATGACGCGGGGGATAGCCAAGCTGGTTAGAGAGCTTTACGATAAGGGAGAGATTGATGCGGTTATCTCGCTTGGGGGTTCCGCGGGAACCGTGATAGGAACTTCCGCTATGAAGGCTCTTCCTATAGGCGTTCCGAAGGTTATGGTCAGCACCGTGGCTTCAGGTGATACCAGACCCTATGTCGGCATTAAAGATATCGTTATGATGCCTTCCGTGGTCGATGTTGCGGGTGTGAATAAAATCAGCGCTAGGATATATTCAAACGCCGTTGGGGCAATAGTTGGAATGGTTGAGTCTGAAATTCCCGAAATGGAGGAAAAACCTCTCGTCGCTGCCTCCATGTTCGGGAATACTACTCCTATCGTTAATTACTGTTCTAAGAGATTGAGAGATAAAGGATATGATGTGCTTGTCTTTCACGCGGTTGGAACTGGAGGGCAGACGATGGAGAGTCTTATAGAAGAGGGCTACTTTAAGGGAGTTATGGATATAACAACGACCGAGCTTGCGGATGAGCTCGTTGGAGGCGTTCTATCTGCAGGGCCAACGAGACTGGAAGCTGCTGCTAAGGCTGGTGTTCCTCAGGTTGTTGCTCCCGGCTGCCTTGATATGGTCAATTTCTGGGCACCTGAGACGATACCCGAGAAGTTCAAGGGGAGAAAGTTCTATCGCTGGAATCCCAACGTTACCTTGATGAGAACTACGCCGGAGGAAAATGCCGAGCTTGGTAGGATTCTCGCTGAGAAGCTTAATCGCTCAACCGCTCCCGTTGCCATTTTCTTGCCTCTTAAAGGGGTTTCCATGCTCGATGCTCCCGGTAAGGAGTTCTGGTGGCCTGAGGCTGATAAGGCTCTATTCGATGCCATAAAGAAGCATATAAGGCCTGACATTCCGGTCTATGAGCTCGACTACAACATAAATGACGATGAGTTTGCTGAAGCCATGGTTTCTAAGATGCTTGAGTTTCTGAAGGAGAGAGAATAA
- a CDS encoding adenylosuccinate synthase encodes MTVSVVVGMQWGDEGKGKVVDYLVKDVDVVLRYQGGSNAGHTVVLGDKKFIFHLLPSGMLYPEKLCVIGDGVVVDLPLLFEEYTSLKREAGRIGELRISELAHLVMPYHKILDELEENRRGENKIGTTKRGIGPAYADKASRIGIRVGDLLRRELFERKLKFVLARKNELITKIYGGPPLDYDKIREECLKYADFLEDKVCNTVSLVSSLISSGKNLLFEGAQGTLLDITYGTYPYVTSSHPLSGGACVGAGISPKDVDEVIGVLKAYTTRVGMGPFPTEMDEETASMVRERGGEFGATTGRPRRCGWLDGVMIRYSAKLNGVDKIALTKLDVLTGLEKIKICVAYEVSGRRTEEFTPLLDEAKPVYEEIDGWSEDIRDVRTFGDLPPEARNYVRLVEEIVRCKVFFIGVGPGREETIAL; translated from the coding sequence ATGACGGTTTCGGTTGTGGTGGGTATGCAATGGGGAGATGAGGGAAAAGGGAAGGTCGTTGATTACCTTGTGAAGGATGTCGACGTTGTCTTAAGGTATCAAGGAGGAAGCAACGCGGGGCACACAGTCGTGCTTGGAGATAAGAAATTCATCTTTCATCTTCTTCCCTCAGGAATGCTTTATCCGGAAAAGCTGTGCGTAATAGGCGATGGAGTTGTGGTAGATCTACCTTTGCTTTTCGAGGAATATACATCTCTTAAAAGGGAAGCCGGAAGGATAGGTGAGCTCAGGATAAGTGAGCTCGCTCACCTTGTTATGCCTTACCACAAAATACTTGATGAGCTTGAGGAAAATCGAAGGGGAGAAAACAAGATAGGGACTACTAAAAGAGGCATAGGTCCTGCTTATGCTGACAAGGCATCGAGAATTGGAATACGTGTGGGGGATCTCTTAAGAAGAGAGCTTTTTGAGAGAAAACTGAAGTTTGTACTTGCCAGAAAAAACGAGCTTATAACGAAGATATATGGAGGCCCTCCCCTCGACTACGATAAAATTAGAGAAGAGTGCTTAAAATATGCAGATTTCCTTGAAGATAAGGTTTGCAATACCGTTTCGCTCGTTAGCTCACTGATTAGTTCAGGCAAAAATCTTCTTTTTGAGGGAGCTCAAGGGACTCTCCTTGACATAACCTATGGAACATATCCCTATGTTACTTCTTCCCATCCGCTATCCGGAGGAGCTTGCGTCGGAGCTGGAATATCCCCTAAGGATGTGGATGAGGTTATAGGTGTTCTAAAAGCTTATACGACGAGGGTAGGTATGGGGCCATTCCCCACTGAGATGGATGAGGAAACCGCCTCTATGGTGAGGGAGAGAGGTGGTGAATTCGGGGCTACAACGGGCAGACCGAGGAGATGTGGATGGCTTGACGGGGTCATGATAAGATACTCTGCTAAGCTTAATGGCGTTGATAAAATAGCTTTGACCAAGCTTGATGTCCTGACGGGCTTGGAGAAGATAAAGATATGCGTTGCATATGAAGTTTCAGGAAGAAGGACAGAGGAGTTTACCCCGCTTCTTGATGAGGCTAAGCCTGTATATGAGGAGATAGATGGTTGGAGCGAAGATATAAGAGATGTTAGAACCTTCGGCGATCTCCCCCCGGAGGCGAGAAATTACGTTAGACTGGTAGAGGAGATCGTGAGGTGCAAAGTCTTCTTTATAGGGGTGGGCCCCGGTAGGGAAGAGACGATAGCTCTTTAA